Proteins encoded in a region of the Thermus sp. LT1-2-5 genome:
- a CDS encoding UDP-N-acetylmuramate dehydrogenase, which yields MRVERVLLKDYTTLGVGGPAELWTVETREELKRATEAPYRVLGNGSNLLVLDEGVPERVIRLAGEFQAYDLTGWVGAGALLPLLVQEAARAGLSGLEGLLGIPAQVGGAVKMNAGTRFGEMADALEAVEIFHDGAFHLYRPEELGFGYRQSHLPPGGIVTRVRLRLKERPREAILKRMAEVDAARKGQPKRKSAGCAFKNPPGQSAGRLIDERGLKGLRVGDAMVSLEHGNFIVNLGRASAKDVLALVERIREELPLELEWEVWP from the coding sequence ATGAGGGTTGAACGGGTGCTCCTCAAGGACTACACCACCCTGGGCGTGGGTGGCCCGGCGGAGCTTTGGACGGTGGAAACCCGGGAAGAGCTCAAGCGGGCCACCGAGGCCCCCTACCGGGTTTTGGGTAACGGCTCCAACCTTTTGGTGCTGGACGAGGGGGTGCCCGAACGGGTCATCCGCCTGGCGGGGGAGTTCCAGGCCTACGACCTAACGGGCTGGGTGGGGGCGGGGGCGCTTTTGCCCCTTTTGGTGCAAGAGGCGGCCCGGGCTGGGCTTTCCGGGCTGGAAGGGCTCCTCGGCATCCCCGCCCAGGTGGGCGGGGCGGTGAAGATGAACGCCGGCACCCGCTTCGGCGAAATGGCGGACGCCCTCGAGGCGGTGGAGATCTTCCACGACGGGGCCTTCCACCTCTACCGGCCCGAAGAGCTGGGCTTCGGCTACCGGCAAAGCCACCTGCCCCCCGGGGGCATCGTGACCCGGGTGCGCCTTAGGCTCAAGGAACGCCCACGGGAAGCCATCCTGAAGCGCATGGCCGAGGTGGACGCCGCCCGCAAGGGGCAACCCAAGCGGAAAAGCGCCGGCTGCGCCTTCAAGAACCCCCCGGGCCAGTCGGCGGGCCGTCTCATCGACGAGCGGGGCCTAAAGGGCCTCAGGGTGGGGGACGCCATGGTTTCCCTCGAGCACGGCAACTTCATCGTCAACCTGGGGCGGGCCAGCGCCAAGGACGTGCTGGCCCTCGTGGAGCGCATCCGGGAAGAGCTTCCCTTGGAGCTGGAGTGGGAGGTGTGGCCGTGA
- a CDS encoding FtsQ-type POTRA domain-containing protein, with protein sequence MRLVRALLLLLLLATLYVASLVLFPVEKVEVVGLRHLKEEAVLAKTGLYPGAPWLWVRPSHLSPLRKDPWVAEARLQKPKPGVVRLLVREREPFLPLADGAALAQDGTLLPGGAPYAPGPQVEGKGPLPKEALLALAKAYKGAKRLRYTPAGFYVDLPGTTLFAPSAELLLEYAQATWPEGHVYLYSWGVSLRP encoded by the coding sequence ATGAGGCTAGTGCGCGCCCTTCTCCTTCTGCTCCTCCTGGCCACCCTCTACGTGGCAAGCCTGGTCCTTTTCCCCGTGGAAAAGGTGGAGGTGGTGGGCCTGCGCCACCTAAAGGAGGAAGCGGTTTTGGCCAAGACCGGCCTTTACCCCGGCGCCCCCTGGCTTTGGGTCCGCCCCTCGCACCTTTCTCCCCTCCGCAAAGACCCCTGGGTGGCGGAGGCGCGCCTGCAAAAGCCCAAGCCTGGGGTGGTGCGCCTCTTGGTGCGGGAGCGGGAGCCCTTCTTGCCCCTGGCGGACGGTGCCGCCTTGGCGCAAGACGGCACCCTCCTGCCCGGCGGGGCCCCCTACGCCCCGGGGCCGCAGGTGGAGGGGAAGGGGCCCCTTCCCAAGGAGGCGCTTTTGGCCTTGGCCAAGGCCTACAAGGGCGCCAAGCGGCTCCGGTACACCCCGGCGGGCTTTTACGTGGATCTCCCCGGCACCACCCTTTTTGCCCCAAGCGCCGAACTTCTGCTAGAGTATGCCCAAGCGACCTGGCCCGAGGGCCACGTGTACCTGTATTCTTGGGGGGTGAGTTTACGCCCATGA
- the ftsA gene encoding cell division protein FtsA, with protein MIIAGLDVGTSKVTTVIGELAPDGVLDIIGEGTAPSQGLRRGVVVNLERTTEAIRQSVHQAERVAGVKVERVVLSVGGPHLKSVTSHGLAAIRRGQSITEADVERAVEQAKAYPFDAELELLHALPLEFKVDGQEGIRDPVGMAGVRLEVDVHLIAAGRGPLANLRRAVEAAGLEVEALVAQPLASGLGVLSPEEEHMTILLLDVGGGTTDVAIFREGRLAHSAVLPLGGDHVSQDIAQLLKIPFEEAERVKRKYGAALPELADPELVLEINQEGGSLGEVPAPELARIIRPRLREILHLARQSVDETLGPLEIRVNRVVLTGGTALLRGFDLLARQQYGLPVRLGKPQGVSGLTDVVATPAHATAVGLVRHGATLPARAAEPKRPQKREKKEETTKAEGLWARIKEILNNLF; from the coding sequence ATGATTATCGCAGGATTGGACGTCGGCACCAGCAAGGTCACCACCGTCATCGGGGAGCTGGCCCCCGATGGCGTCTTGGACATCATCGGGGAAGGCACCGCCCCTTCCCAAGGCTTGCGGCGGGGCGTGGTGGTGAACCTGGAGCGCACCACGGAGGCCATCCGCCAAAGCGTCCACCAGGCGGAACGGGTGGCGGGGGTCAAGGTGGAGCGGGTGGTCCTTTCCGTGGGCGGGCCCCACCTGAAAAGCGTCACCAGCCACGGCCTGGCCGCCATCCGCCGGGGGCAGAGCATCACCGAGGCCGACGTGGAGCGGGCCGTGGAGCAGGCCAAGGCCTACCCCTTCGACGCCGAGCTGGAGCTCCTCCACGCCCTGCCCCTGGAGTTCAAGGTGGACGGCCAGGAGGGGATCCGGGACCCCGTGGGCATGGCGGGGGTGCGCCTCGAGGTGGACGTCCACCTCATCGCCGCCGGAAGGGGTCCCTTGGCCAACCTGCGCCGGGCGGTGGAGGCGGCGGGCCTCGAGGTGGAGGCCCTGGTGGCCCAACCCCTGGCCAGCGGCCTCGGCGTCCTTTCCCCGGAAGAGGAGCACATGACCATCCTCCTCCTGGACGTGGGCGGGGGTACCACGGACGTGGCCATATTCCGGGAGGGAAGGCTCGCCCACTCCGCCGTCTTGCCCCTCGGGGGGGACCACGTGAGCCAAGACATCGCCCAGCTCCTCAAGATCCCCTTTGAGGAGGCGGAAAGGGTGAAGCGGAAGTACGGAGCGGCGCTTCCGGAACTGGCCGACCCCGAGCTGGTCCTGGAGATCAACCAGGAAGGGGGCTCCTTGGGGGAGGTGCCGGCCCCGGAACTGGCCCGCATCATCCGGCCCAGGCTTCGGGAAATCCTCCATCTGGCCCGCCAGTCCGTGGACGAAACCCTAGGGCCCCTGGAGATCCGGGTGAACCGGGTGGTCCTCACCGGGGGCACGGCCCTCCTGCGGGGCTTTGACCTGTTGGCCCGGCAGCAGTACGGCCTCCCGGTGCGCCTGGGCAAACCCCAAGGCGTATCCGGGCTCACCGACGTGGTGGCCACCCCCGCCCACGCCACCGCCGTGGGCCTGGTGCGCCACGGGGCCACCTTGCCCGCCCGAGCGGCGGAGCCCAAGCGCCCACAAAAACGGGAAAAGAAAGAGGAAACCACCAAGGCCGAGGGGCTTTGGGCCCGCATCAAGGAAATCTTGAACAACTTATTTTAG
- the ftsZ gene encoding cell division protein FtsZ, which yields MEGAVIKVIGLGGAGNNAVNRMIEAGLQGVEFIAANTDAQVLAKSLADVRIQLGEKLTRGLGAGANPEIGEKAAQEAEDLIAEALDGADLVFITAGMGGGTGTGSAPIVAEIAKRLGALTVAVVTRPFSFEGPKRLKAAEEGIKRLKERVDAMVVVQNDRLLSAVDKKMTLKDAFLIADRVLYHGVKGITDVINLPGLINVDFADVKALLEGAGQVLMGIGAGRGENRVEEAAKTATMSPLLERSIEGAKRLLLNVVGSEDLSLMEAAEVVERVREATGNEDVDILYGVTYDDRAQDELRVILIAAGFGESTVVPKPIRPVDFPTHADPYNFDIPAFIRYGDGDYPPKRGN from the coding sequence ATGGAAGGAGCGGTCATCAAGGTCATCGGGCTTGGGGGGGCGGGGAACAACGCCGTGAACCGCATGATTGAGGCGGGGCTTCAGGGGGTGGAGTTCATCGCCGCCAACACCGACGCCCAGGTCCTGGCCAAGAGCCTGGCCGACGTGCGCATCCAGCTGGGCGAGAAGCTCACCCGGGGCCTGGGGGCAGGGGCCAACCCGGAGATCGGGGAAAAGGCGGCCCAGGAGGCGGAGGACCTCATCGCCGAGGCGTTGGACGGGGCAGACCTGGTCTTCATCACCGCGGGCATGGGGGGCGGCACCGGGACAGGAAGCGCCCCCATCGTGGCGGAGATCGCCAAGCGCCTGGGGGCCCTCACCGTGGCCGTGGTCACCCGCCCTTTTAGCTTTGAGGGACCCAAAAGGCTCAAGGCGGCGGAGGAGGGCATCAAGCGCCTCAAGGAGCGGGTGGACGCCATGGTGGTGGTGCAAAACGACCGTCTCCTCTCCGCCGTGGACAAGAAGATGACCCTTAAAGACGCCTTCCTCATCGCCGACCGGGTTCTCTACCACGGCGTGAAGGGTATCACCGACGTCATCAACCTGCCCGGCCTCATCAACGTGGACTTCGCCGACGTCAAGGCCCTCTTGGAAGGGGCGGGCCAGGTGCTCATGGGCATCGGGGCCGGCCGTGGGGAAAATCGGGTGGAGGAGGCGGCCAAGACCGCCACCATGAGCCCACTCCTGGAGCGCTCCATCGAAGGGGCAAAAAGGCTTCTTCTCAACGTGGTGGGCTCGGAAGACCTCTCCCTCATGGAGGCGGCGGAGGTGGTGGAGCGGGTGCGGGAAGCCACGGGCAACGAGGACGTGGACATCCTTTACGGCGTCACCTACGACGACCGCGCCCAGGACGAGCTCAGGGTCATCCTGATTGCCGCCGGCTTCGGTGAGAGCACCGTGGTGCCCAAGCCCATCCGCCCCGTGGACTTCCCCACCCACGCCGACCCCTACAACTTTGACATCCCCGCCTTTATCCGCTACGGGGACGGGGACTACCCGCCCAAACGGGGCAACTAA
- a CDS encoding crossover junction endodeoxyribonuclease RuvC produces the protein MVVAGVDPGITHLGLGVVAVEGRGALKARLLHGEVVKTSPKEKAEVRVGRIHARVKEALLRFQPEALAVEEQFFYRQNELAYKVGWALGAVLVAAFEAGVPVYAYGPMQVKQALAGHGHAAKEEVALMVRGILGLREPPSPSHLADALAIALTHAFYARITAAKPL, from the coding sequence GTGGTGGTAGCGGGCGTGGACCCCGGGATCACCCACCTGGGCCTCGGGGTGGTGGCGGTGGAAGGGAGGGGTGCCCTAAAAGCCCGCCTTCTCCACGGGGAGGTGGTGAAGACCTCCCCCAAGGAGAAGGCGGAGGTGCGGGTGGGCCGCATCCACGCCCGGGTCAAGGAAGCCCTCCTTCGCTTCCAGCCCGAGGCCTTGGCGGTGGAAGAGCAGTTCTTCTACCGGCAAAACGAGCTCGCCTACAAGGTGGGCTGGGCCTTGGGAGCGGTGCTGGTGGCGGCCTTTGAGGCGGGGGTGCCGGTTTACGCCTACGGGCCCATGCAGGTGAAGCAGGCCCTGGCCGGCCACGGCCACGCCGCCAAGGAAGAGGTGGCCCTGATGGTCCGGGGGATCCTGGGCCTACGGGAACCGCCAAGCCCAAGCCACCTGGCGGACGCCTTGGCCATCGCCCTCACCCACGCCTTCTACGCCCGGATTACTGCAGCCAAGCCCCTTTAG
- a CDS encoding DUF72 domain-containing protein: MAEIRVGTASWTDETLLASGWYPPEVRSHPEKRLRYYAQHFDTVEVDSTFYALPRPEVVQKWTERTPEGFLFHVKAYSAFTGHGLEAQTLPKDLRTLLPRQEGHLAQREVPEEVVEEAWNRFFAALEPLRRAGKLGYLHFGLPPWTEPKPRSFQYLERLAERTKGYWVAVEFRNPKWYSAWGFVKKELLRLGLIHVSVDAPPHPEAPPRVLEPTHPVSVLRCHGRNAETWKGPHTKPYERFNWRYSEEELQDLAQATQTLAERAEKVFVIFNNNYGTQGVEAALKLKQLLGLSHQPPEENLL; this comes from the coding sequence ATGGCGGAAATCCGGGTGGGCACCGCAAGCTGGACCGACGAAACCCTCTTGGCCTCGGGCTGGTACCCCCCCGAGGTGAGGAGCCACCCGGAAAAACGCCTACGCTACTACGCCCAGCACTTTGACACCGTGGAGGTGGACAGCACCTTCTACGCCCTTCCCCGCCCCGAGGTGGTGCAAAAGTGGACGGAAAGGACGCCGGAAGGCTTCCTCTTCCACGTGAAGGCCTATTCCGCTTTCACCGGGCATGGCCTCGAGGCCCAAACCCTTCCCAAAGACCTCCGCACCCTCTTGCCGCGCCAGGAAGGGCACCTAGCCCAGCGGGAGGTGCCGGAAGAGGTGGTGGAGGAGGCGTGGAACCGCTTCTTCGCCGCCTTGGAACCCTTGAGGCGGGCGGGCAAGCTGGGCTACCTCCATTTCGGCCTCCCCCCCTGGACCGAGCCCAAGCCCAGAAGCTTCCAGTACCTGGAGCGCCTGGCGGAGAGGACGAAGGGCTACTGGGTGGCGGTGGAGTTCCGCAACCCCAAGTGGTACTCCGCCTGGGGGTTCGTCAAGAAGGAGCTATTGCGGCTTGGGCTCATCCACGTGAGCGTGGACGCCCCGCCCCACCCCGAGGCCCCGCCGAGGGTCCTGGAGCCCACCCACCCGGTGAGCGTACTCCGGTGCCACGGCCGAAACGCCGAAACCTGGAAAGGCCCCCACACCAAGCCCTATGAGCGCTTTAACTGGCGGTACTCTGAGGAAGAACTCCAGGATCTAGCCCAAGCCACACAAACCTTGGCAGAACGGGCGGAAAAGGTTTTCGTGATCTTCAACAACAACTACGGCACCCAAGGTGTGGAGGCGGCCTTGAAGCTTAAGCAGCTTTTGGGCCTCAGCCACCAACCCCCAGAGGAAAACCTCCTCTAA
- the rimM gene encoding ribosome maturation factor RimM (Essential for efficient processing of 16S rRNA), with the protein MRLVEIGRFGAPYALQGGLKFRGEPVVAHLERVYVEGHGWRAVEDLYQVAGDVVVHLAGVTTRELAEALVGLRVYAEVEDLPPLEEGQYYYFALMGLPVFVGGVQVGEVVDILDAGAQDVLVVRGVGERLRDRAERLIPLQAPYVRVEGEGIHVEPIPGLFDEEA; encoded by the coding sequence ATGCGCCTGGTGGAGATCGGTCGCTTTGGTGCCCCCTATGCCCTCCAAGGCGGCCTAAAGTTCCGGGGGGAACCGGTGGTGGCCCACCTGGAACGGGTGTACGTGGAAGGGCACGGCTGGCGGGCGGTGGAGGACCTCTACCAGGTGGCCGGGGACGTGGTGGTCCACCTGGCGGGGGTTACCACCCGGGAACTGGCGGAGGCCTTGGTGGGCCTTCGGGTCTACGCCGAGGTGGAAGACCTCCCCCCCCTAGAGGAAGGGCAGTACTACTACTTCGCCCTCATGGGCCTTCCCGTTTTCGTGGGGGGCGTTCAGGTGGGGGAGGTGGTGGACATCCTGGACGCCGGGGCCCAGGACGTGCTGGTGGTGCGGGGGGTGGGGGAGAGGCTTCGCGACCGGGCCGAAAGGCTCATTCCCCTGCAGGCCCCCTACGTGCGGGTGGAGGGGGAAGGGATCCACGTGGAGCCCATCCCTGGCCTTTTTGATGAGGAGGCTTAG
- a CDS encoding KH domain-containing protein, with protein sequence MKDLVEYLAKSVVDHPEAVRVQERRTREGLVYLVEVAQEDKGRLIGKQGRVIEAIRTLVRAYARRKVGVEVR encoded by the coding sequence ATGAAGGACCTGGTGGAGTACCTGGCCAAGAGCGTGGTGGACCACCCCGAGGCGGTGCGGGTGCAAGAGCGGCGCACCCGAGAGGGCCTGGTGTACCTGGTGGAGGTGGCGCAGGAGGACAAAGGGCGGCTCATCGGCAAGCAGGGCCGAGTGATTGAGGCCATCCGCACCCTGGTGCGGGCCTACGCCAGGCGCAAGGTGGGGGTGGAGGTGCGCTAA
- the rpsP gene encoding 30S ribosomal protein S16 yields the protein MVKIRLSRFGSKHNPHYRIVVTDSRRKRDGAYIERIGYYDPRKTTPDWLKVDVERAKYWLSVGAQPTDTARRLLRQAGVFRQEG from the coding sequence ATGGTCAAGATCAGGCTTTCCCGGTTCGGCTCCAAGCACAACCCCCATTACCGCATCGTGGTCACTGATAGCCGCAGGAAGCGGGACGGGGCGTACATTGAAAGGATCGGCTACTACGACCCCCGCAAGACCACCCCCGACTGGCTCAAGGTGGACGTGGAGCGGGCCAAGTACTGGCTTTCCGTGGGGGCGCAACCCACGGACACCGCCCGCCGGCTCCTGCGCCAGGCGGGGGTCTTCCGGCAGGAGGGCTAG
- the ffh gene encoding signal recognition particle protein, with protein MFAQLAARLQEAIDRLRGRGRITEEDLKATLREIRRALMDADVNLEVARSFVEGVRERALGQKVLESLTPAEVILATVYEALKEALGGEAKLPVLKDKNLWFLVGLQGSGKTTTAAKLALYYKGKGRRPLLVAADTQRPAAREQLRLLGEKVGVPVLEVADGESIESIRRRVEEKARLEARDLVLVDTAGRLQIDEPLMAELFRLKEALRPDEVLLVLDAMTGQEALGVAKTFDERIGVTGLILTKLDGDARGGAALSARHVTGKPIYFAGVSERPEGLEPFYPERLASRILGMGDVATLAEKVRQAGLEAEAPKAAKDLTLEDFLKQLQNLKRLGSFSEILGMLPGMGKALQGVQVDDKAIKRLEAIVLSMTPEERKDPRILNGSRRKRIAQGSGTTVQEVNRFIKSFEETKALMKSLEKRKGRGLMGMFRR; from the coding sequence ATGTTTGCCCAGCTAGCGGCGCGCTTACAAGAAGCCATAGATCGGCTCCGGGGCCGGGGCCGGATCACCGAGGAGGATCTGAAGGCCACCTTGCGGGAGATCCGCCGGGCTTTGATGGACGCCGATGTCAACCTGGAGGTGGCCCGGAGCTTCGTGGAGGGGGTGCGGGAAAGGGCCCTGGGCCAGAAGGTCTTGGAAAGCCTCACCCCCGCCGAGGTCATCCTGGCCACGGTGTACGAGGCCCTAAAGGAGGCCTTAGGGGGCGAGGCCAAGCTTCCCGTCCTTAAGGACAAGAACCTCTGGTTCCTGGTGGGGCTTCAGGGCTCGGGCAAGACCACCACCGCCGCCAAGCTGGCCCTGTACTACAAGGGCAAGGGGCGCCGCCCCCTCCTGGTGGCCGCCGACACCCAGCGCCCCGCCGCCCGGGAGCAGCTTCGGCTCCTGGGGGAGAAGGTGGGGGTTCCGGTCCTGGAGGTGGCGGATGGGGAGTCCATAGAGTCCATCCGGCGCCGGGTGGAGGAAAAGGCCCGCCTCGAGGCCCGGGACCTGGTCTTGGTGGACACCGCTGGCCGCCTGCAGATTGACGAGCCCCTCATGGCCGAGCTTTTCCGCCTCAAGGAGGCCCTGCGCCCTGACGAGGTCTTGCTGGTCCTGGACGCCATGACCGGGCAGGAGGCCTTGGGCGTGGCCAAGACCTTTGACGAGCGCATCGGCGTCACGGGCCTCATCCTAACCAAGCTGGACGGGGATGCCCGGGGCGGGGCGGCGCTATCCGCACGGCACGTCACGGGCAAGCCCATCTACTTCGCCGGGGTTTCCGAGCGCCCGGAGGGCCTGGAGCCCTTCTACCCTGAAAGGCTTGCCAGCCGCATCCTGGGCATGGGAGACGTGGCCACCCTGGCGGAGAAGGTGCGGCAGGCGGGCCTCGAGGCGGAAGCCCCCAAGGCCGCCAAGGACCTCACCCTGGAGGACTTCCTCAAGCAACTGCAAAACCTCAAGCGCCTGGGCTCCTTCTCCGAGATCTTGGGCATGCTTCCGGGGATGGGGAAGGCCCTTCAGGGGGTGCAGGTGGACGATAAGGCCATCAAGCGCCTCGAGGCCATCGTCCTCTCCATGACGCCGGAGGAGCGCAAGGATCCCCGCATCCTAAACGGTTCCCGGCGCAAGCGCATTGCTCAAGGCAGCGGCACCACCGTGCAGGAGGTGAACCGCTTCATCAAGTCGTTTGAGGAAACCAAGGCCCTGATGAAGTCCCTGGAGAAGCGCAAAGGCCGGGGACTCATGGGAATGTTCAGGAGGTAG
- the mgtE gene encoding magnesium transporter, with translation METTLSPLFQALEDGDTLKLKSLLEEVHPQDLLALWDELKGEHRYVLLTLLPKDKAADVFSNLSPEAQAEYLKTLPPWRTQELLEELSLDDLADALQAVEEEDPELSRKLKEALDPKTRAEVEELTQYEEDEAGGLMTPEYVAVREGMTVEEVLRFLRRAAPDAETVYYLYVVDEAGRLKGVLSLRDLIVADPRTRVREIMNPKVIHVRTDTDQEEVARLMADYDFTVLPVVDEEGRLVGIVTVDDVLDVLEEEATEDIHRLAAVDVPDLVYSQASPLTLWLARVRWLVILILTGMVTSSILQGFENLLEAVTALAFYVPVLLGTGGNTGNQSATLIIRALATRDLDLKDWRKVFLKEGVVGSLLGLTLALLLLGKVVLDGHAALAPVVGLALFLLVLFANLVGAMLPVVLRRFGVDPALVSNPLVATLSDISGLLIYLTVARLLLNLG, from the coding sequence GTGGAAACCACCCTTTCCCCCCTTTTCCAAGCCCTGGAAGACGGCGACACCCTCAAGCTCAAAAGCCTCCTGGAAGAGGTCCATCCCCAGGACCTTTTGGCCCTTTGGGACGAGCTTAAGGGCGAACACCGCTACGTCCTCCTGACCTTGCTCCCCAAGGACAAGGCGGCGGACGTCTTCTCCAACCTCTCCCCCGAAGCCCAGGCGGAGTACCTCAAAACCCTGCCTCCCTGGCGTACCCAAGAGCTTTTGGAGGAGCTCTCCTTGGACGACCTGGCGGACGCCCTCCAGGCGGTGGAGGAGGAGGACCCCGAGCTCTCCCGCAAGCTCAAGGAGGCCCTGGACCCCAAGACCCGGGCCGAGGTGGAGGAGCTCACCCAGTACGAGGAGGACGAGGCGGGCGGCCTCATGACCCCCGAGTACGTGGCGGTGCGGGAGGGGATGACGGTGGAGGAGGTCCTCCGCTTCCTGCGCCGGGCAGCCCCCGATGCGGAAACCGTCTACTACCTCTACGTGGTGGACGAGGCGGGCCGGCTCAAGGGGGTGCTCTCCTTAAGGGACCTCATCGTGGCCGACCCCAGGACCCGGGTGCGGGAGATCATGAACCCCAAGGTGATCCACGTGCGCACGGACACCGACCAGGAGGAGGTGGCCCGCCTCATGGCCGACTACGACTTCACCGTCTTGCCGGTGGTGGACGAGGAGGGCCGCCTGGTGGGCATCGTCACGGTGGACGACGTCCTGGACGTCCTGGAGGAGGAGGCCACCGAGGACATCCACCGGCTCGCCGCCGTGGACGTGCCCGATCTGGTCTACAGCCAAGCCTCCCCCCTCACCCTGTGGCTTGCCCGGGTGCGGTGGCTCGTCATCCTCATCCTCACGGGGATGGTCACGAGCTCCATCCTCCAGGGCTTCGAAAACCTCCTAGAGGCGGTGACCGCCTTGGCCTTCTACGTGCCCGTGCTCCTGGGCACCGGGGGGAACACGGGGAACCAGTCCGCCACCCTCATCATCCGCGCCCTGGCCACCCGGGACCTGGACCTCAAGGACTGGCGGAAGGTGTTTCTTAAGGAAGGGGTGGTGGGGAGCCTCCTCGGCCTAACCCTGGCCCTGTTGCTCCTGGGCAAGGTGGTCCTGGACGGGCACGCCGCCTTGGCCCCGGTGGTGGGGCTTGCCCTCTTCCTCTTGGTCCTCTTCGCCAACCTGGTGGGGGCCATGCTCCCCGTGGTCCTGAGGCGGTTTGGGGTGGACCCCGCCTTGGTTTCCAACCCCTTGGTGGCCACCCTTTCCGACATCTCCGGGCTTCTCATCTACCTCACCGTGGCCCGGCTCCTCCTAAACCTGGGATGA
- a CDS encoding ADP-ribosylglycohydrolase: MKRLRMVVEWSKGSPLRYAYKGGRLVLLGEDAPAPVNYGFLPGLVNPADGEEVDACYLGPPLPPGTEAEGFLLGMVALLDGDHKLVLSPDPSPPDPEALAPLLAWFAPERRPTLLEAEAAWAWLKGLRGGEG; this comes from the coding sequence ATGAAGCGGCTTCGCATGGTAGTGGAATGGAGCAAGGGAAGCCCCTTGCGCTACGCCTACAAGGGGGGAAGGCTCGTCCTTCTGGGCGAGGACGCCCCGGCCCCGGTGAACTACGGCTTCCTGCCCGGCCTCGTCAACCCCGCCGACGGGGAGGAGGTGGACGCCTGCTACCTGGGGCCACCCCTGCCTCCGGGCACCGAGGCGGAAGGGTTTCTCCTGGGCATGGTGGCCCTTTTGGACGGGGACCACAAACTGGTGCTCTCGCCGGACCCAAGCCCCCCGGACCCGGAAGCCTTGGCCCCTCTCCTCGCCTGGTTCGCCCCCGAGCGCAGGCCCACCCTGCTCGAGGCCGAGGCCGCCTGGGCCTGGCTCAAGGGGCTTCGGGGCGGGGAAGGATGA
- the queA gene encoding tRNA preQ1(34) S-adenosylmethionine ribosyltransferase-isomerase QueA: MTELDLYDYHLPPEQIAQAGLEPRDAARMMVVYREGPFAVDHRRVRDLPEFLRPGDVLVFNESKVIPARLLAQKPTGGRVEILLVREKAPGLWEALLGPARKAPVGTRLELLSPKDLRPVAGLKAEVVGVEPDGVRLLRFQGDLAAHLEAVGEVPLPPYIKARVPLERYQTVYAKRPGSVAAPTAGLHFTPELLARLEGMGVELRFLTLHVGPGTFRPIKGDVEKHEMHAEPFEIPEATAIAVNRARAEGRRVVAVGTTVVRALESAWREGKGVVPGAGETRLFIRPPYTFRAIDALFTNFHLPRSTLLMLVAAFLGRERTLEAYRLAVAEEYRFYSLGDAMLILPRPEAP; this comes from the coding sequence ATGACGGAGCTAGACCTCTACGACTACCACCTCCCCCCCGAGCAGATCGCCCAGGCGGGGTTGGAGCCTCGGGACGCCGCCCGGATGATGGTGGTCTACCGGGAAGGGCCCTTTGCGGTGGACCATCGGCGGGTGCGGGACCTCCCCGAGTTTTTGCGCCCGGGGGACGTGTTGGTCTTCAACGAGAGCAAGGTGATCCCCGCCCGCCTCCTGGCCCAGAAGCCCACGGGGGGCAGGGTGGAGATCCTCTTGGTGCGGGAGAAGGCTCCCGGGCTTTGGGAGGCCCTCTTGGGGCCAGCCCGGAAGGCGCCCGTGGGCACCCGGCTAGAGCTTCTTTCCCCAAAGGACCTAAGGCCCGTGGCGGGCCTAAAGGCGGAGGTGGTGGGGGTGGAGCCCGATGGGGTGCGGCTTCTCCGCTTCCAGGGGGACCTTGCCGCCCACTTGGAGGCGGTGGGGGAGGTGCCCCTTCCCCCCTACATCAAGGCCCGGGTTCCCTTGGAACGCTACCAGACGGTCTACGCCAAGCGCCCGGGCTCCGTGGCCGCCCCCACGGCTGGCCTCCACTTCACCCCGGAGCTTTTGGCCCGCTTGGAGGGCATGGGGGTGGAGCTTCGCTTCCTCACCCTCCACGTGGGCCCCGGCACCTTCCGCCCCATTAAGGGGGACGTGGAGAAGCACGAGATGCACGCCGAGCCCTTCGAGATCCCCGAGGCCACCGCCATAGCGGTGAACCGCGCCCGGGCCGAGGGGCGCCGGGTGGTGGCGGTGGGCACCACGGTGGTGCGGGCCCTGGAGAGCGCTTGGCGGGAGGGGAAAGGGGTGGTGCCGGGGGCGGGGGAAACGAGGCTCTTCATCCGCCCGCCCTACACCTTCCGGGCCATAGACGCCCTCTTCACCAACTTCCACCTGCCCCGCTCCACCCTTCTCATGCTGGTGGCCGCCTTCTTGGGGCGGGAGCGGACCCTGGAGGCCTACCGCCTGGCGGTGGCCGAGGAGTACCGCTTTTACTCCCTGGGGGACGCCATGCTCATCCTTCCCCGCCCCGAAGCCCCTTGA